One window of the Hyperolius riggenbachi isolate aHypRig1 chromosome 5, aHypRig1.pri, whole genome shotgun sequence genome contains the following:
- the LOC137517924 gene encoding E3 ubiquitin/ISG15 ligase TRIM25-like: MASADLSEELKCSVCLTSYTDPVSLRCGHSFCRVCIDRVLDSQEGSDYSCPQCRKRFRSRPTLQKNIALRNIAGRFLSTQPDQEVAGVRCTYCIHSPVPAVMSCLLCDASMCDNHLRVHSKAPEHVLCAPTTSPETRKCSVHKKILEYYCTEDAACVCVSCYVIGGHVGHKMMSLNEASEEKKKKLRNDLQTLMAETEKAEKRVQSLEEGRRKAQEKANGEKERVTALFRDLRRRLEELEKRVLSDIMRQVQSYDDIIRQLEIKKEELSRKMRHIEELCNMTDPLTVLQESDTGDLCDTEDIHDEQLHDGGDLDVAGISHTLHTAISDIMFGITGGISVQPADIILDVDTAGNELHISDDRKTASWSHTGQNRPETPERFQYSQVLSSWSFSSGRHYWEVDVGGSDYWRVGMCYPSIARKGGQSWIGYNNKSWCLCRRRNQYSVIHDWKEIRLPDGIPSNRIRLYLDYEAGQISFYALCDPIRHLHTFTATFTEPLHAGLGVVGGCIKISGGN, from the coding sequence ATGGCGTCTGCTGATCTGAGCGAGGAGCTGAAGTGTTCCGTTTGTCTAACAAGTTATACAGATCCCGTAAGCCTGAGATGTGGTCACAGCTTCTGCCGGGTCTGTATTGATCGTGTGCTCGACTCACAGGAGGGGTCAGATTATTCCTGTCCTCAGTGTAGGAAGAGGTTCAGGAGCCGGCCAACACTGCAGAAGAACATTGCTCTGAGGAACATAGCAGGGCGTTTCCTGTCTACTCAGCCAGATCAGGAGGTGGCCGGAGTCCGCTGTACTTACTGTATCCATTCTCCTGTACCTGCTGTTATGTCCTGTCTGCTGTGTGACGCTTCTATGTGTGATAATcacctgagagtccacagcaaggcaccagaacacgtcttatgtgcccccaccacctccccggagaccaggaaatgctccgtccataagaagatcctggagtattactgcactgaggatgctgcctgtgtctgtgtgtcctgctATGTGATCGGGGGACATGTAGGGCATAAGATGATGTCACTGAATGAGGCCtctgaggagaagaagaagaagcttaGAAATGATCTGCAGACACTGATGGCCGAGACAGAGAAGGctgagaaaagagtccagagtctggaggaaggcaggagaaaagcacaagaaaaagcaAATGGTGAGAAAGAGAGAGTCACTGccctgtttagagacctcaggagacGGCTGGAGGAGCTGGAGAAGAGAGTCCTGAGTGACATCATGAGGCAGGTACAATCCTATGATGACATCATCAGACAGCTGGAGATAAAGAaggaggagctgtccaggaagatgcgtcacattgaggagctgtgtaacatgactgatccactgactgtcttacaggaatcagacacaggtgacttgtgtgacacggaggacaTACATGATGagcagctccatgatggaggggatctggatgtggccggcatctcacacacattacacacagcaatATCTGATATCATGTTTGGGATAACTGGGGGGATCTCTGTACAGCCTGCAGACATAATACTGGATGTAGACACAGCTGGTAATGAGCTACATATATCAGATgacaggaaaactgcatcctGGTCACATACAGGACAGAACCGCCCAGAAACACCAGAGAGATTTCAGTATAGTCAGGTGTTGAGCAGCTggagtttctcctcagggcgacattactgggaagtggatgttgggggATCAGATTACTGGAGAGtcgggatgtgttaccccagtatagccaggaaagGAGGGCAGTCATGGATTGGGTATAATAACAAGTCCTGGTGTTTGTGCAGGAGGCGTAATCAGTACTCAGTGATACATGACTGGAAAGAGATCCGGTTACCTGATGGGATCCCCAGTAATAGAATCAGGCtatatctggattatgaggccgggcagatctctttttatgccctgtgtgaccccatcagacacctccacaccttcactgccaccttcactgagcccctccatgctgggTTAGGTGTAGTGGGTGGTTGTATAAAGATATCTGGGGGGAATTGA